The window ACTAATACTTTTGGAGTAAGAATTGTCACAGCGGATAGAACTATAGCCCTTCTCAgatggtttttttattattattattttctcacCCACTCTAAATATGCCATATATTGGATGTGATCATTAATGGCAGGGGAAATGATAAAGAAGGAGCACCTTTGTCCCAACGCCGCCTCCAGACATTGCTATCCAACCTCGATTCTGACAAAGCCGCACTTTCTCCGGCGAGTGGCAAACTACAATGAGATGGGGTTGCCTTCTGGCTTCTCCAGTCTATCCCATGTAACCACCTTTTGGTGGAATTGCCGTGTTCGTACAAAGTGAGGCCAAAATCCCGTATGTATCCACGATAACCACCCTACCATCAAAGGAAGTTATGTGTTGGTTTTTAGTAACCAATTCTATctgagcttttttttttttgataggtgaGGAGGAGGGAAAATGTGAatcaggaggcttgaacccatgACCCCTTGGATAGCAatggatttttaatttttatgcaCAAGCAGCTACCAAATGTGCTAGGTACTAGTTCACAATTTCTGAGCTTTGTCGAGACACACTTAAGTTGTGCTCAATGAACAAGATGAATGAGACTCAGAATACTTCTCAAAATAGTAAAAACCAAAGGCAAACCAAGGAGAAAGATGAGAGAGGATTGAACACTAAGAATTACTCTTAAAAGTGTCTAGGACATCATATATTTATAGAGGAGAGATATCGATTGGACATACCTTTCCAAAAGGGCTGAAGAGGTGTGTctgtcagagagagagaagacgcAGAAAAAGAGCCATTGCTAAAGTTTGGTCCGTTATGGTTGACATTCAATGGAAAAACGTTGACGTCCATGGGAGTACTCTCATCCGATAACGGATAAAACATCAAACGGAGGACAATACATGTTGGAATTGTTCTATTCGATGACAAATTATGATGTTGAGAATAACTTAAGTTTTTCCAGATCTACGTACAACCGTTAGTAAAAACGAAAACACACACATTAGCACATCACAATGCCTAGCCTAGTGCATATGTGGaaataaacccccccccccctggccTCCCCTAAAGACAAGAGAGTATAGTGAATCTTTATTCTGATGAATCCTATCCTTGTAGCTTCCATTATATTATATAAGTTTTACGTCACTCTCTTCCAAAACCAATGTAGAATTAAAgattttcttgtttgttttttgaaaaacaaTATCGAAGATTTGGGGTTCAATATTTGTAGAAGACAAAACAGAGTAAACCCTGAAAATTGGTATTTTGAAACTTATTTTTATAAAGACACTTGATATAACATATCTCCATGACATCAGCTAACTACATAATAAACTGAGATTGGTTGATGAAATTGCAACTTCTGCATTTTGTTTTACTAGTGGTTGGTGTGGGAGGACTCATTTCCCTTTGGTTGATAGATTTTGTTGCTAACAGTTTGGAGGGAGATCTTTCATATCTTTTGAGATCCATCCTACAATATGGGGTCAAAAAGCCAAAATAAGTGATTTTAGCCCttctaaaaagaaaacagattCTTGAACCTCTTTCACGCTCATGTCACGTCGAGGTATTGTAGAAGAAAAAACTGCAAAatcgattgaagaagaataCTTACCTAAAGGGTATGATCCATAACAATAAACCCCTCCTCGTCGTTGCATAATATTAAAGAATTTTTTCAACaaatagaagggaaaaaagtatTTTCATACCCTAGTGGCTCCATTATTAATGTGcccataatatttttttttctctctttttagaGTGAGAAAGATTGGTCAAAGTTTCCCTTGTCCACATGGTGAAGGTTCACCACGCCATCCTtgggttcacaaaccctatagggttttagtatgttccccaaaataccctcctgatacctTCCTGCATGCATTTGAAGCCCTGTAGTGAAGGGATTCCCATTTACcctggcttaaggaaaactagGTCTAGAAagatatattatatttggaaaATGATTTTTGTGGGAGAACATGGCACTTGTGCCAGACACAtgaggggtgaaatgaccaccccgctcCCATGAAATGCAAAGTGATGCCCATGTTGATGCTTCATCTTGCGCTTTCATTGGTCACCATGAGCATAGAGGGGCCACGCTTCCCCCATTTTATTTAACCCCCTCAACCCTTGCGAAGTCTAGATTTGTTTCCAAGGGCTCATTACAATCGAGGCTCCTCCAGAATGCTAGTCAGCACCTTTGGTGGGCCATGAATTTTTGCTACATGGAATAGTAATGTGACAATTCCAACCCTCAATATCTAATGAATAGTATAGATTGGGGCATATATAAGATTCTATACCaaaatttaataaagaaaaatctACCGAGTGCACAAGGCTTCTACCACTGTAGGGTTTGGAAGGgctcataatgtatgcaaccttactCCCACTTTATGGAGAGACTGTTTTTGAATTTGAACTCATGATCCCAGGTCACAAACAATCGTATCATTGTGTCGAGGCCGGCCCTCAAATTTCAATGATTCCTCTCATATACATGTCCATGCAACCCCTCCCCAACCGTCCTCACTCTTGTGTGCCCTTTTGGTAGTGGCACATCTTCCAATGCTTTGTTTTGCCTCTTGATCAACTCATATTGGACTACAACTTGACAAATGTATACAGGACCTTGAGATATATCTATCACAAAATTTGAGCCCTAACCACGCTGCAACATGCCATTAAGATTCAAGAGTACATACTTTAGCAGGCACACTTGATATCCATCAACTATCCTAAAATTGGAgactaaaatagaaacatatataaaattatatataataatatttgTCTCTAAGTACTCATCAGCGTTTGTAGTCCAACGGTTAGGATAATTGCCTTCCAAGCAATAGACCCGGGTTCGACTCCCGGCAGACGCATTTAAACTTctaattctttttttggggggggcggGAGTGTGGGGGCGTGCTTGGTGAATCCTCCTTgtaagtaggggtgtaaatgaatatcCAAAattctaattcttttttttggggggggggggggggcgggagTGTGGGGGCGTGCTTGGTGAATCCTCCTTgtaagtaggggtgtaaatgaatatcCAAAATCCGTTTTCATAGCCGTGTTCGTATTCGTTTACCACTATCTAAATCCGTCATACAGATatgctatagctatctgaaaagctatatttacatgtaaacggataaactatccgtgtccatatccgtttaacactatccgaatccgtccgatagctaatcggatgcggatgcggatgcggatatagcactatccaagccaaatccgatccgtttacagccctacttgtAAGTGACTTTCATCCaacttaaaaaattaagtaaaaggAACCAATAGGATTAGCCTCggaaagatttcaaatggaaggaTAAAGATTCCACCATAAAATTCTTCTAATAGTGGGTGGTGGAGGTCCACCTGggcaggggtaggatggtcatttcaacccTTCCTTGTTAGAAGAACTGGGTAACTGGGCCGGGCATAGGTGGTATTACTGGCCCACATAAATTTCGTTGCTTTTGTatgtgtttattttatttcatgtgCTCATTGTTCGTACATATACATTTTTTGTGTATTGTACACAATTAATTGAGTGAATATAGTTTTATATGTTGTACACAATTCCGTAAGATGCTCACGTAGAAAACACAACTAATCATCATTAATATATACACCTATTGATAATCGAAAAATTTTCACTGCTTCATCATGCCATGTGACAAACTATATTTGCATTAAAACTTACATGCCAACAGGGCACTAGTTGGACCAATCAGAAAAATTGCAaagtaatataaaataaaaggaaataaatacaAGCTGTCAGTGTATACTTCCCTCTTACaatccttctcctctcttctcattAAATATGTGGGTTTTCTTCAATCCTCATTAAATGTGCTGCTCTACCATACTCTATTTTCCATTAGCTTGGCATGTAAAATGCCAATATAAACTGGCAGCATATAAAATTAGAATCACTCTCTTGccataaaaaaaacccttctcccataaattaaaaaatcaaaacggtataaaaaaattacaacttcAGCACCATAATGTTAAATGAAGTAATCTAGAGTGCAGAATTAGAAGGGTGTGTGTGTGAATTTGAGAACTTAGAACTCTCAAGCTCCACTGCAAATGGTATGGATGGCACAACCCCATCTGTGCCAAGATATGCTGTTTCACTGCGCCAAGAAGCAACAGCTAACAATTTCTCTTCACATGAAGAGAAACACATCATAACTCTTCACAACACCTCAAATAAAGCCTTCCTGAAACTAGCTGTTACTTGTGCCAGAGAGTTCAGCTGCTCCAACTCATCTTCGCAAGTTAACATATTACGTTAGATCAAATACATGATAAGGGAGACCTCTCCCTCACTCACAAATCAACAAACGAGCGAGGAGCTAAGTGATGGTGCACTTGGGAGGTGTGTACATGATGCCCAGCGAATAACTGACTCAGTCACCATGAGATCAAGCTGTGTATGTTCCCCAAGCCCAATTGTGTGGTTTCTCCTACTGCGAATACCCAACACCCGAGAGGTGGATGTCCCTAATACTACTCTCCGAATCTCAACCGGTTTGTGATCCATCTCTGCCATCTCATGCCCCAAGCAACCAGAAGAATCTAACATGAAGGGCTTCCCCAAGCTTGCCCCTGCACAACCCAGAAAAGATGATAGTTATTAACAGAGTTTCAGCAGGAATGGAGGATAAGGAATGCTAGAAATTCAAATACCTCCCAGAACCGCATCAACTTCTGATACATTGGCTGTGAAACGCAATGCATTATTCCTTTGCTCCACCACAGGACTTGGACTAAAGAAGGTAAAACTTGGCAAGGACTGAACAGGGGAGAAGAACTCCATGCCATTTGATTCACAACAGCTACCGAAAGAAAAGCCACCAGACACAGGACAGGGTCTGGCAGAATCAAGCAATAAAGAAGAGAATGATGATTTGCATGTGAACGCTGGCGAATTGCCTGGTTGGGCATCACCAGGCAGAGGTGAACCAGAGGTAAAGCTTAAGTCCCGATTCCTTGTGACAAATTGGGTGGAAAATGAGCTGCCACCTAAGTCCAAGTTCCTACAACCAAGGCAATCACGTTCATATGATTCTTCAGCCACATGCTCAAAATCTTTTATCCATGTATGATCTGCAAAAGGTTCACAACCAATACTTAAAACAAAACTTGGCAAAAAGAAAAGCATTGAAGAGTTTCTCAAACAATGGTTAGGGTTCAGAGTAGCCAAAACCAAACCCAGTATATTGAAACAAGTTGAATTTATGAAGCTGGAGGTCATGAATATGTTCTACTGGCGCTCAGTTGCTTTCTCTATGCTACAGGACAGTGGACTATGTTAAGACTAGAGCCTCCCTGGGTTGTCATGGCAAGGCATTCTTCCAGGGTCATTGGATGGATGCTGAAAGATAATTATGGATCATGGAGATTCTCCCAATCTCATcagatcatggtttgaggaatcggaaTCGGTATTGGCAAAGGCTGATACCGATTCCTGGTTGATCCCGTATCACTGGATCGGTAcggaccaagggtaaaaaggtaaaaaaaaatccgatttttgaagaaaaacaaGGCTAGTTCAGTCTGATCCGGATTGGTGTCAGATCAGTATTGGCGAGATCAATACCGTATCTGATACCAATTCCTAAATCCCTGCATCAGATATGCATTCCTTTTCACTTCATCCTTGACCCTCCAGTGGAAGCCTTAATTGGCTAATGCGCCAGAAGATGCAAAGTGGGTTTTCCACTCCACTGTAGCTCATGTTTGTATATTTGTGCTTATCCTTGTTTTGTGGGCTTTGTACTATATCTACTATATTCTGATTCCCtgctaataattttttttatagattaccaagaatataaaaaaataaaatcacgACAAAAGCTCAGCCAGCTAAGTCGGCACCACCAGCACATCCATTTTCTGTGGCGCTCCATTACTCATTGCAAACAATGCAATATAGTCAAAACATTTAGTCCAGAATGAAGAATAGTTGATTGCACAGCATGCAGAAAGGACTCTAATGAATATTTATTCCATAATTCCCAAAGTGAGTAAAAATAACCAAGACGAAATAGGTTGATCACTTAATCTGTTGCTAGCCAAAACTAAATGACTAATTGAGAATATAaaagtacaagtgtacaaccaGCAATTATGAAATAAAGTTAACAGTCTTCAATGTTTGAAACGGTGAAAGGGGGAGGGCAATGATAAAATCAAGGACAAGGAAAACTGCTTAGAGCTGGAGGTTAGATAAGGGTAAGAACAAGTTCGACTTTGCCGTTTGACACTCTGATGTTTATATTTAAATATCAGAAATTGCATGTCATTAAAAGCAGTCCTATCGCTGTTTAATTTGATGAAACATGCCTCAACAAAGGCAGCATAGACTCACTAATAGCTCCTTTCATGCACTATATGTTGTTCGTATTTATTTGAATGATATATTAAATGTttcagggggaaaaaaaaaaggaactctAAAATTTCCCAATGTGCAGATCAGACAAACAAAACAGTATCCAATCAACTTGGAGTTTGGCATATAGAATCTTTCATGTGGGAACCACCTAACGAGTAAAGTTTGGCCCCAAACAGCCAACCCTTCCACGGGTAAGGTTCATGAGATTCCAAGCAACAGGAAAGTAAGAATGTAAGATACACTACTGATACACATTGACACCTAACCTAAGATGGTTAAAGATCCTTATGGAAGTGCTCACTGCTCATGGCAGGAGAATGTGTCAACAATAAGCCACATaatgaagaaatacaaaaagagaTTTCCTtcaggctccatttgtttcatcATAAAATATGTTCTTGAAAATTTATCCCTatttagaaattttattttacatttttctgGCATTTGTCTTTTTTTGGTTGGACATGTCAAGGAGACTTATTTGCGGCATAGTTGAGTGAGGGAAAAAATCCAACAATATGATGGAGGTGAGTCCCCATGGGTGCCAAGTGTATTAAATGATCAAGATAACACTACTACTTTGGGAAAACAGTGTcctgaaatttaaaatggaaGTTGTTTTCCAACTTTTCCATTGCATTTCAGTAcaatatttctcttttcttaatccTTATGCAATTTTGTATTGGTTTTCAACAcatcccataaaaaaataacgTTGAACAAAATGGACAACTAAGAGTATGAAAACCAAGTTTTATCCTAAAGTAAACCTTATAAGCAACCAAGACCCTTAAATTTTAAAGTAAATAATCAGAACCTGACATTCACAGTATCTATGGCACTGAGAAATATCCTACCTTAATAAACAGTGACACagtcataaataagaaaaacaacCAATGAGACATGCTACATACCAAGAACCTGTGCTGCAGTGAGCCTCTTAGCAGGATCTGTACAGAGCATTCCACTGATTAAGTCCTTGGCAGATGCAGATATGCCATCCCAAGGATCCGATGGGAACCGTAAATTAGATGCCCTAACAGCATCAAAGATCCTTGATTTGGTCTTGCCCCAAAAAGGCGGCACCCCACTAAGGAGGATGTAAAGGATAACCCCAGCACTCCAAACATCAGCTGCTTGGTTGTAGCCCCCTGCCAGTACTTCTGGAGCTATATAAAATGGACTCCCTACGGTTCCATACAAACTCTGGCCTGTTGAGGAACAGGACCTCAAtgactaaaacattaaaaatagaatgTTTCAAAAGTTTGATAtaatcaaacaaacaaaagaaaaatcgaAAATAATACCTGGCTTGATATAGGTTGCAAGACCAAAATCTGCCAATTTAATTGGTGAGGATGGGGCCGTTGTGGCCAACAGAATGTTTTCTGGCTTCAAATCTCTATGAACAACACCCTTGTCATGACAATACATAACCACTTGCATAAGATGACTGAAAAGAACCCTAGCCTCAGACTCAGAGAACCTCCCATGCTTCTCCAAGCGGTGGAAAAGCTCCCCACCGGCACAAAGCTCCATTACCAAATGCACATAATCCTCCTCTTCATAAACTGCTTTAAGATCCACAACATTTGGATGCCCAGATAACCTAGTCATTATTTCAATCTCAAGCTTGACACTTCGGACATCATCTAGTGTGATCAATCTTTCCTTAGCAATGGATTTGCACGCAAACACCTCTCCAGTGAATTTATTCGAGCATACACGGATAACACCAAATTGCCCCCAACCCAATTCCTCTCCCAAAACATATTGATCTTCTAATCTTGAGGTCTGACTTGAATCTAAGATAGTCTGAGACAGACCCAAAACTTTGTAGCAGCTGCAGGGTTGTGTTTTTGTCGTACTGATGCTGTTGCTCTTGGCAACAGCCATAAGAATATCACAGAACTCTCTCTATGATAAAATCGCAGCTATGTACTGCTGCGATCCAATGACCCTCTCCCTGTTCCTGGAGTTCTTCCTCATAACAATGATAACATGTCTTCAAGGTCAAAATATTTAAAGGAAGAGTCTCAGATGTAGTAGTTGAAGCTCGAGAACAATGTTTATAAAGTGTATGCGGACAGGATGATTGTAGAAGCTAGAACCTTGAATAATCAAAGATCAGAATTTTAACAGAGCTTTGCAATTCTTCTTTCCGTGTTTCATCACCTGGTGTTGaaatttcaaaccaaaaatattgTGTTTCAATAGTCAGAGAAAAAAACTGATATCCCAAAATTCTGTCTtccaatatatattttttaggcCAACCAGACGAAGTCAAAAgacaaaaacaataataaaaatgaaGCTTTAAGAAGCAGTTCAGAAATTTCCTTCCGGGCCAAGGATCCCCCACCCCTACTCTGATTCTTACCAACGTCCTAAATTTCACTTCAACAAAAATAGGAGCAGAACCCAATAATGTAACAACCTGCTAAAGTCCAAACTGGTgtaaaaatatcaaatttcatTGAAAACCCCCACAAACCCAACAAGAAAGACCCAAATTATACCCAAAAATCTGCACGGATCATCAAATAGAACATGAAACGAATGATAGAACCCTAGATCACTTTCAACCAACTAAAACAACAACCACTTGTCAGCCAACTAACTATCTGCAAGAAAACcaattcatttaaaaaaaaaaaacccacgaGAAAACACACTAGAATTCTCTTCCAAACGGATTGAGAATTCAATAACAGAACTAGAAACTTAACCAAGCCCACATTTTGAATTGAGATCATAAGatcaaagaccaaaacaaaagagaaacgaAGACCGGAATATATAAACTGACCTGAAGGAGCAGAGATtcaaagggaaggagaaggtaggagagaaggagagaactcCACTGTAGAAGAAGTACATTGGAGCTCTGCGTCTGCCCGAGCGACCATTCTCCACCGTTTTCCGTTGGTCAAGCTCTTCTTTGTTTCAGTCTCTCCCCGGACGCGAAAACTGGGTTTAATTAGGATTTAATATATTCTCCTCtttcattctttctcccaatattatattattaaaatGTTCAAAAGTACAAAGGAAATTCGTTGGGAATATAATTGCGGAAAGTTGAGAAGCCTGTGTTGACGGCGATCATTGGGGGGTTAAATGcaattaataataatttataGAGTTCTTTGTCAGTAACTATTTAGAATCTTTTACTGGATCAGGAGTTTTTTCAAATTATTGTAGAATCTTCTGGGGTTGTTTTTTAAACGCAGATAGGACAGGTTGCTCAACGGAAAACAAGGAAAAGTAAAAATTGAGAAATCTGATGTCACGAGTCACCACGACTCATGGCTGCTTTCTGGCCGTTGAATAGTTTGACTTTGATTGTTGAAATCAATGTGGACCGCCCGTTGGATTTCTGggccccacaaaaaaaatagtAGGTGCCAGCAGGCAGTACACGTGGTTTtggaattttcattttaaataagatttttatgattttttaggCCCACATAAAGAAGGGCCCACATAGCGAAGTGGGAGTGGATTCGTGGAGTTTTTAGCCCAAACCATTCATAGTGCTATATAGCTTTATTCATTTTACAACGTggattcctattttgaccattctAATAAGACCACGACCAATCTTTGTTTGCGAGGTTTGATGTGCTAGAACTTTATTTATCAATATTACTATTGAGTCAATATATGAATTAATAATTATTTCGTGCGCTCTATGTCTGGGCACAAAGGCAGCGTACCACACATGTTCAAATAGCATtgttttttcctataaatattaTTTGTCACCACTCTTTGTATAATGTTACAACATCATCACCGTAAAGCAACAAGGAATTAGGGCTTTGAGGGAAGGATGAGATCAACCATCATTGAGATCTCGATACAATCTCAAGTCAACTTGATCAAGTTTTGGCTAGCTGGATTGGTCCAACTTGAGCACAACAATGATTCGAGGTTTGTTTCAATTGCATTTTAAGGGAGGGTTGCCTTATTTATCTGGGATATATCTAGGTTAAACTTCCTCAATTAAATCAAGAAGTATGACTTTCTTAATAAAGTCAACTTATTTTCCTAataatttctctttcatttattATCTTAATCCATCTATCCTAGGTACTTATTAATATTAACTAGTCAACTTATGGTGTATCTCATACAAAAGTCTATGCAGGGCAAGAAACACATGTGAATTGTTTGACTTTGTAATGTTGTGTGTTGCTCAAGGAGTGTAGACTCCAAGTTTTCCTTCAGTTATATTGAACTAAGAATCTCTTCACCTTCTGCATTTGTTGCTATTGAATGAAATTCTTCGGATACTTAAATGTAGTTTAAGCATTTTGTAATGTACACAATAGAGGAGAGATTCTAaccattgattgattgattgagaGTTACTTCACAACAAGGTGAAAAGAAAGTTTTTTCCATTTAGAAAATCGTTTTGGTGGAAATGTTTTTTCCTCACCCAAGatgaagaaagaatctcttcattAACGGTGATTTGACACTTTGATCGGATTATGGAATAGATTAATTTTCACTTCCATTGTTGGTCCAAAATATCTTTCCTTAGGGAGTATTGTTATTAGTCTTGACTGATTCCGATATTAATATATATCAATCGTATCAAATTGCATCAGATGATTTTATCTTCACTTTTATTAAAACAATCAATTTTTGAACAACTTAATATTTACTATGAACCATTACATTGATACGAGGTAGGCCATATCCGATACCGATATTTAAAATCATGGTGAGCTCACGTATAGATTAATAAGTTTTCTCTTCACCTTAGGGCTTAGGTGATCACTGTTGGTAAAAGGTAACTCTGTCCTTTCTCCCGACCAAAATACCTAGATCAAATGAATGGGTTTCCAAATATTGGGTAAATTGGACCGGGTATGTCAGCATGAAGGGTTACGAAGGGCCCGTGTACTTGACCTACCAACCTACCACCAACCTTGGGGTgccgtggtggtggtgttgtgtATACTCATCACATCCTTTTCAACCTTATCCATATGGTGGGtatgttttctttgtttatttttagagaaaaagataaaCACCCTCTCACATCCCACATGTGGATCTCATACATTCTTGTTCCCCATTAAAAACCACCTCTACTGGACTATTCAATTCCTAACAAGGAGATGGTTATTGGGTTTCTCCCATGATTTTTCATCTAGGACTGAAGACATGAGAAAGTTAGTCAACCTTAAGTGGATCAAGATGTGGGCTTAGGTGCAATGATAACTCCTCCAAAACATATCCCCCCATCCCTATCCTtcccaaactttttttttgagtgATAAAAATACACATTTCTACTTCGCATTATAAAGAAGGGTTAGAGTTTCTGTTCACACATGGTGATGAGAGAGGTATTTCTTCACTATTCTTTCATTATAATTATACCATCGGATTGCGTTAGGGAGGGATAATTTTGATTTCGTATATGAGGGATGGAATTGTAATGATGAAAAATACTTCTATTATGAGATCACATAACCAGTAGAGAAAGAATCTCCGGGTGAAAGAAGACTTGGCCAGTAAATAAATAGTTATAATAGAATAATTAACAAACATATTCTTTGAATGGTCCACATGTGAAAGGTCTTCATGTTTGGTCTGACCAGTTGTGCTGCATGGAAATGTGATGAGGCAATCTTAATCATGGGATGGATAGAGAGGTATATTCTAGGTTGCTAATGTGTAAAAAATTTCTGACCCATATTCTgtcatcctctttttttttatggggacCGTCTAAATGacacatatgtatgtatatttaGAATTTGTAACATTCTTGTGATTCTTTCAGTGTTTTATTCACAAAAGCTTATCAAGTTAAGATAAAAgagagttttcaaaataatttgaaaatgacttatcaGTATCAAAAGTTATCATTGTTCTGCACTTTTTTCGAGttcacatgtgaaatgacaaaatttatcctcattgaaaaaaaatatgttatacTAGATAACTAGAaagacaaccaaaaaaaaaaagtacaaattcTTTGAAATAGGGTGtcaataagattttttttttttttaatactttctCTTATACTTTCagtcatatatatatttgttcTCAACCATTTTCCAAATACTTTCATTATCTCTTTTAGATTTCCAAAGTtttattttgccacatggcTAAATCTAGTcctattgaaagttgaaacacgACATTACGCAAATCAAATTAAGTTATacttgtccataaaatttgagCCCCATTGAACTTGTACATGACATGTAAGTTGTACATGAAATTCTTTCATGTGAActgtgaaaggaaaaaaataactaaaaaatgACTTGACTTCGAAGTTTAGAATTTAACCTAGATATAAAAAGAATAATCTGAATTTGGACAAAATAACATTAAGCAAGCATGCATACCTAAAGTCAAGTATTGAGtttgttattaaaaaaaaatagtatgaAAAGAAGGAATCAAGAATTCAGTCATAATGTTT is drawn from Telopea speciosissima isolate NSW1024214 ecotype Mountain lineage chromosome 1, Tspe_v1, whole genome shotgun sequence and contains these coding sequences:
- the LOC122669017 gene encoding calcium-dependent protein kinase 26-like translates to MAVAKSNSISTTKTQPCSCYKVLGLSQTILDSSQTSRLEDQYVLGEELGWGQFGVIRVCSNKFTGEVFACKSIAKERLITLDDVRSVKLEIEIMTRLSGHPNVVDLKAVYEEEDYVHLVMELCAGGELFHRLEKHGRFSESEARVLFSHLMQVVMYCHDKGVVHRDLKPENILLATTAPSSPIKLADFGLATYIKPGQSLYGTVGSPFYIAPEVLAGGYNQAADVWSAGVILYILLSGVPPFWGKTKSRIFDAVRASNLRFPSDPWDGISASAKDLISGMLCTDPAKRLTAAQVLDHTWIKDFEHVAEESYERDCLGCRNLDLGGSSFSTQFVTRNRDLSFTSGSPLPGDAQPGNSPAFTCKSSFSSLLLDSARPCPVSGGFSFGSCCESNGMEFFSPVQSLPSFTFFSPSPVVEQRNNALRFTANVSEVDAVLGGASLGKPFMLDSSGCLGHEMAEMDHKPVEIRRVVLGTSTSRVLGIRSRRNHTIGLGEHTQLDLMVTESVIRWASCTHLPSAPSLSSSLVC